The sequence CTCGCGGGCGCCGTATGCGACCGCGTCGCCGTGATGCAGCACGGCCGCACGGTCGAGACGCTCGCCGCGGCCCGCATGCGCGAGGACGCGACCGACGCGTACACGCGCCGGCTGCTGTCGGCCTCCTTGCCGACCGACCTGCTGGCGCACGGCGGCGGCGGCGACCAGCCGGTGCTGGTGGTCGAGGGCCTGCGCAAGACCTTTCCCGTGCGGTCGGCGTCGGGGGTGCGTGAGACGTTCGTCGCCGTCGACGACGTCGGGTTCACGCTCGCCCCGGGCGGGTCGCTCGGGATCGTCGGCGAATCAGGCTCGGGCAAGTCGACGACGGCGCGCATCATCTGCGGGCTCGAGCGAGCGGACGCCGGCACCGTCTCGGTGAAGGGGGAGGACTGGACGACGCCGGCACGCCGTGCGCGCGGGCGGCGGGCGCGTGCCCGGATCGCGCAGATGGTGTTCCAGGACCCGTACCAGTCGCTGGACCGTCGTCAGACCGTGCGGCAGTGTCTCGCCGAAGCTGTCTCGGTGCATCGGCCCGCCGCCTCCCGCGCCGAGCTGAACGCACGCGTGGACGAACTCCTCACGGCGGTGACTCTCGACCTCGAGCTCGCCGGCAAGAAGCCGCGCTCGCTGTCGGGAGGGCAGCGGCAGCGCGTCGCGATCGCGCGTGCGCTCGCCGCGGACCCCGAGATCCTCGTGCTGGACGAGGCGGTGTCGGCGCTGGACGTGACGACCCAGGTCGAGATCCTGACCCTCCTCGACCGCATCCGCCGCGAGACGGGCGTCGCGCTGCTGATGATCTCGCACGACCTCACCACGGTACGACGCGTCTGCGACCATGTCGTGGTGATGCGCGCCGGCGCGATCGTCGAGCAGGGGCCCATCGCCGACGTCCTCGACGAACCGCGCGCCGACTACACGCGCATGCTGATCGACTCGATCCCGCGGCAGGGCTGGGTGCCCCGTCGCCGGCTCCCCGCCCGCACGACCCCCCTGCCGGCCGTGGCCACCGCCACCAACCGGATCGTGACCCCTGGAGGAAAGAGATGACCGACCGACCCCTGTGGCACTACGGCGTGCGCGAGCTCGCCCACGCGATCCGCTCCCGCGCGTCGACCGCGCGGGAGGCGGTCGACGCGCACCTGGCACGCATCGACGAGATCAACCCGGTGGTGAACGCGCTCACAGTGGTCTTCCCCGACCGCGCCCGCGCCCTCGCCGATCGCGTCGACGCCGCCTTGGAGGCCGGCGAGGACCCTGGTCCGCTCGCCGGCGTGCCGTTCACGGTGAAGGAGAACATCGACCTGACGTGGTCGGCGACGACGAGCGGCTGGACGTTCCTGGCCGAGGCCGTCCCCGCCCATGACGCGACGATGGTCCGCCGGCTCCTCGAGGCCGGAGCCGTCCCGATCGGCCGCGGGAACATGCCCGACTGGGGACTGCGGTGGGACACCGACAACGACCTGTTCGGCCGCACCGTGAACCCGTGGAACCCGGCACGCGTGCCCGGCGGATCCAGTGGCGGGGATGCCGTGGCCGTCGCCACGGGCATGACGCCGCTCGGCCTCGGCAACGACTACGGCGGGTCGCTGCGGCTGCCCGCGTACGCCGCAGGCGTCTGCGCGCTGCGTCCTTCGGCAGGCCGCATCCCCGCGCCGACGCTCGAGGTGAACGAGCCGGTGTCGCTGTCGCTGCTCCTCTTCGCCGTGAACGGCCCGATCGCCCGCTCGGTCGACGACCTGGATGTCGCGTTCACGCTGATGCACGGCGCGGACGGAAGCGACCCGACCGCCCTGAGCATCCGGCATCCCGCGTCGTACGACGGGCCACGTCGCGTCGCCGTGGTGCGCGATCCGCTCGGGTGGGGCGTCGACCCGCAGGTCGCCGACGCGATCGACCGTGCGGCCGGCGCGCTGGCCGCAGCAGGTTGGGAGGTCGTGGAGGTGGAGCCGCCCATGATCGAGGAGGCCGCGACCCTCTGGCGCCGGATCTCCTCGACCGAGATGGTGGGCGCATTCCTTCCCGGCGCTCTGCCCGCGCCGCTGTCGGAGGGCTCGACCCGCTACTTCCTCGACAACGTGAAAGAGATCGAGGTGCTCGAGTCGGGGGAGGCCTATGGTGCCGCGTGGGCGCAGCGCGTCGTGATCGCCGGAGCGTGGGAGAGGTTCCAGGCCGAGCACCCCGTGATCCTCGGTCCGGTGTCGGCACGGCGCATGCCCGAGATCGGCTTCGACCTCTCGGGACCGGCAGCGACGACCGAGCTGTGGCGCGATCACCGCCTCCTGGTGACGGTGAACTTCCTCGGCCTGCCGTCGGTGGCCGTCCCCACCGGACTCGACGAGGACGGGCTCCCCAGCGGAGTTCAGCTCATCGGCCCGCGCAACGGCGACCACGTCGCGCTCGCCGCGGCCCGCGACGTCGAGGCGCGGCTCGGGACGCTCACCCCCGTCGACGCACGCGCCGGGGCCGCGATCGCCTGATCGCGGCCGGCCGCGGCGGGTGCCGGCCGTGCCCGGCGCTACTCCCGCCCCGCAGAGCCGTCAACCCCGTGCGGCCGCGGTGGCGGCATCCGTAATCTGGCGGTCCCGGAGGGAGGACCGCGATGACCGACGCCGACCGGCACCCGGTACCGCCGGGCGGCCTGCCGCTGTTCGTGACCGAGACGCTGATCGACACGCACCGGTCGCTCGGCGAGCTCGCGGCGGCCGTGCGGCGCTACGGGCATACGTACGTCCGGTACAGCGAGGGGCCCGGGTCGGATCGCGACCCCAGCGTCGACACCGAGAGCGGGCTGACCCTGCCGGGGCTGTCGGTCAATCCGCTGCATGCCGAGCCGTGGTGGACGCGGCCCTTCGAGGACTGGCTCGCGCGCCAGGTGTGTCAGTACCGCGAGCTGCAGGAGAAGAACCCCGACCGGTACGCGTGGGTGCTGTGCGGCACCGTCGTGGGCCGGGGCCCCGACTGCGAGCCGCTGCTGCGCGAGGTCATCCCGATCGCGCGGCTCGACGACGCGCTGCTCGACGAAGCCGTGGCGCGCTACCGCTCGCGCTTCCACGCCGGCCGCGGCCCGGAGGACTGAGCGGGCGACGGATGCCGGCACCCCCTGCCCGCTCGCGCGCCGGGGGTTGCGGGGGGTCCACGTGTTCCGGGGTCCCGGGTGTTCGCGGGTTCGGGGTTTCGCGGGTTCGGGGTTCGGGGGTCGCGACACGCGGGGTCGCGGTGTCGATTCCGCGTGTTGTGCCACTTGAGTTGCCGCGCGGCTCGGGGGGCGGGGGTCGGGGGTCGGGAGTTCGGGGGTCGCAACACGCGGGGTCGCTGTGTCGATTCCGCGTGTTGTGCCACTTGAGGCGGAGGCCCAGCCTTGGAGCTGGCGTCAGCTGCCCGCTCAGGGTCCGGAGGTTCGCGGGTCGCGACACGCGGGGTCGCTGTGTAGATTCCGCGTGTTGTGCCACTTGAGGCGGAGGCCCAGCGTTGGAGCTGGCATCAGTTGCCCGCTCAGGGTCCGGAGGTTCGCGGGTCGCGACACGCGGGGTCGCTGTGTCGATTCCGCGTGTTGTGCCACTTGAGTCGCCGCCGGGCGCCGGCGCCGCCGCCGGGCGTCGCAGCCGGGGCCGAGCGCCGAAGCCCCGACCCCGGGGCATCGCCGCGGATCGGGCGTTTGCGCCACGTCAGCGCCGGAGCCGCCGCGTATCAGCGGGCGGCGTCCGCCCTCCTCCTCCGTGGTGGAGATACCACCGGGCGCGGCCCGGGGTTCCGGCCCGCGCCGGCCGGATGGGGGGACTCATCATGAAATCCAGGATCATCCCGGTGCTCGTCGCGAGCGCACTCGCGCTGGGCGTCACCGCTCTCGCGCCGCCCGCGAGCGCCGCGCCGCCCGACTCTGCGGGACCGCCCGATCGCGTGCGCGTCGTGGTGGAGCTCGACCGCAAGGGGTCGGCCGACGAGGTCGTGCGCAGCGTCGGCAAGGGCGCGAGCAAGGTCAAGAAGACCTCGACCATGCCCTACGTCATCATGGAGGTCCCGCGCACCGCGCTGAAGGGCCTCGCGCACAACCCGCACGTCCGCGGGGTCGTGGAGGACTTCGCCGACCCGCCGGCGCTCGCCAGCTCTCTGCCGGTGATCCAGGGCGACGACGTGCAGGCTCTCGGGTTCACCGGGGCCGGCGCCACGGTCGCGATCCTCGACTCGGGCATCGACGCCGATCATCCGTACTTCGGGTCGCGCATCGTCGCGCAGCACTGCTTCTCGGATCCCGATGACGACGACGGCGACCCCGACGAGGCGAGCCTGTGTCCCGACGGGACGACCGAAGACACCTCGGCCGACATCGACAGCGACAACAATGCCGCGTGCGTCAACGGCGGAGCGAACATCTGCGACCACGGCACGCATGTCGCCGGCATCGCGGCCGGAAGCGCCGGCGACCACCCGGCCGGCACACCGCCGGGCAACGGTGCGGCTCCGGATGCGCAGATCATCGCGGTGCAGGTGTTCACGCGCGTCAACACTGCGAGCGGCTGCGCGCCGAACGCGGCGCCGTGCGTGCTGGCGTACGTCTCGGACCAGATCCAGGCGCTCGACTGGGTGCGCGGTCAGGCTGCGGCGAACCCCGGCTGGAACGTCGTGGCGAGCAACATGAGCCTCGGCGGCGGACAGTTCTCGTCGGCGTGCGACGGCGACACGCGCAAGGCCGCGGTCGACGCGAACCTCGCCGCGGGGATCGCCACGGTCATCGCGTCCGGGAACAACACGTTCCTGAACTCGGTGGGCGCGCCGGGCTGCATCTCGACCGCGTTCACGGTCGGGCGCACGAACGACGACGACACCACGACGAACTCGGGCAACCGGGGTCCGCTCCTGGACGTCATGGCGCCGGGGTCGAACGTCATCTCGGCGATCGACGACGACGTCTATGGCAGCAAGAGCGGCACCTCGATGTCGACGCCGTTCGTCTCGGGCGCGCTCGCGGTCCTTCGCTCGGCGTACCCGACGAGGGCGGTGACCGACCTGATGAACGACATCACCTCGACGGGTGTGCCGATCACCTACGCCACCAACGCGGCGGGCACGACGACGAACACGACGCCGCGCCTGGACATGCTGGCCGCACTGCAGTCCGCGAACGCGGCGCCGACGGTGACGGCGGATGCCGCATCCGTGAGCGTCGACGAAGGCTCGCAGGCGACGAACACCGGCACGGTGGCCGACTCCGACGGCACGGTCACCACGCTCACTGCGAGCATCGGAACGGTGACGCGCTCCGGCTCGACGTGGGAGTGGACCCACACGCCGGCGGACGGTCCGGCCGACACGACGGTCACGATCACCGCGACCGACGACAAGGGCGAGACCGGGCAGGCGTCGTTCGACCTCCACGTCGACAACGTCGCGCCGACCGTCGTGATCGATGCGATCTCGCCGGCCGACGAGAACGCGCCGGTGTCGCTCGAGGCCCACTTCACCGATCCGGGCACCGTCGACACGCACACGGCGAGCGTCGACTGGGGTGACGGCAGCGTCACCGCCGCGACGATCGCCGCCGGCACCGTCACGGCGACCCACGTGTACGGCGACGACGGGGTGTTCCCCGTCACCGTGACCGTGACCGACAAGGACGGCGGCTCGGGCTCCGACGCGGGCTCCGCGACGGTCGCGAACGTCGCGCCGACGGCCGAGATCACGGGACCGGCGACGACCACGTGGAACGGGCAGGAGATCGTCTTCGGGACGGCGGGCGAGCCGGTGGACTTCACCGCGCGCGGCACCGATCCGGGCAGCGACGACCTGACGTTCGCGTGGGACTACGGCGACGGCGCGACTGCGGTCAACGTGCACCTGGTGAACCCGCCCGCGTTCGACGGCGACCCGAGTCCCAGCATCCAGCCTCGTGATGTGACGGATGCCGCGCCTCACACGTACGCGATCGCGTGCGCTGCGACGACCGGCGTCGAGGTGACCGACGACGACGGGGGCGCCGCCTCCGATCAGGTGCAGGTCATCGTCCTCGGCACGAGCACGGATGCCGGCACCCTCGGGGTGTGGCAGACCGACTACCGCGACAAGCGCAATCACGGTCACACGACCGACGAGAAGGCGTGCCTGCTCTCGGTGGTGCGGGTGCTGAGCGCGGTGTTCGACGAGCATGTGCCGCTGACCACCACCGCGCATGCGGTGGCGGCGCTGTGGCCGAAGCACACGAACAACGCCGAGGACCAGTTCGAGGCGCATCTGCTCGCACTGTGGCTCAACGTCGCAGACGGGGCGATCGCGCTCGACGATCCAGTCGATTCGAACGGCGACGGCACGGCCGACACCACGGTGGGCGCACTCATCCAGGCGGGCGAGGCGGAGCGCACCGCTCCGGTTCCGTCGCACAGCGCGCTGACGGCGTACAAGAACCTCTTCGAGGCGATCAACGCCGCGGCCTGATCCGCGCAGCAAGGAGGGGACGGATGCCTCGCACCGAGGCTGGGCCCCGCGCCCCGAGGCTCCGGGCGCCGCACCAGCGGCGCCCGGAGTGGGCGTGGGGACCGTCTCCTTCTGTCTCGCAGTAGTCTGACGACGGTCCCCAGGTGATCGCGGGACGTGCGTCAAGGGAGAGCGGGCGATGAGGACACTTCGATACTCGATCAACGTCACGCTCGACGGCTGCTGCCACCATGAGGCGGGACTTCCTCCGGACGAGGAGTCCATGCGCTACTGGACCGACGAGATGGAGCAGGCCGACGCCCTCCTGTTCGGGCGGGTGACGTACGAGATGATGGAGGCGGCCTGGCGGAAGCCGGTCACGGGGACATGGCCCGACTGGATGAGCGAGTGGGAGGTCCCGTTCGCCGAGGCCATCGACCGGTCGCAGAAGCATGTCGTGTCGAGCACGCTGACCGCGGTCGACTGGAATGCCGAGCTGACGCGGGGCGAGCTCGGACCAGCGGTTCGGCGGCTCAAGCAGGAGCCGGGCGAGCTCCTGTGGGTGGGCGGCGTGAAGCTCCCGTTGGCGCTGGCGGATCTGGGGCTCATCGACGAGTACGAGTTCGTCGTGCAGCCGGTCCTCGCCGGGCACGGGCCGACGCTGCTCGCCGGTCTGCGCGAGCGCATCGAGCTCGAACTCGTGCACCGTCGGGAGTTCCGGTCGGGGGCGGCCGCCCTGCGGTTCCGGCCGCGCAGCACGTCGGAGTGACGGGCGACGTGGGGTCAGACGTACTGGAACGCCGGCGGGAAGACGACCACCACGATCGCGGCCCACACGAGGTAGACCGGGAGCCAGC comes from Microbacterium cremeum and encodes:
- the nikE gene encoding nickel ABC transporter ATP-binding protein NikE, which gives rise to MTQNVLELDRVSIAAPGPGGPRTLVHDCTLQVRRGEALALVGESGSGKTLSVRAVAGLLPEGFTQGGSIRIDGEDIAEMTAKRLRDIRARRIGMVFQTPRAHLNPLRTIGDFMTEALVSVAGERPDAAARRAIDLLAEVGIPDPGRRMRQRPGDLSGGLLQRVMIAATLAMDPPILLADEITTALDVTTQEEVMAVIADLRAHRDLALLFITHDLALAGAVCDRVAVMQHGRTVETLAAARMREDATDAYTRRLLSASLPTDLLAHGGGGDQPVLVVEGLRKTFPVRSASGVRETFVAVDDVGFTLAPGGSLGIVGESGSGKSTTARIICGLERADAGTVSVKGEDWTTPARRARGRRARARIAQMVFQDPYQSLDRRQTVRQCLAEAVSVHRPAASRAELNARVDELLTAVTLDLELAGKKPRSLSGGQRQRVAIARALAADPEILVLDEAVSALDVTTQVEILTLLDRIRRETGVALLMISHDLTTVRRVCDHVVVMRAGAIVEQGPIADVLDEPRADYTRMLIDSIPRQGWVPRRRLPARTTPLPAVATATNRIVTPGGKR
- a CDS encoding amidase, with the translated sequence MTDRPLWHYGVRELAHAIRSRASTAREAVDAHLARIDEINPVVNALTVVFPDRARALADRVDAALEAGEDPGPLAGVPFTVKENIDLTWSATTSGWTFLAEAVPAHDATMVRRLLEAGAVPIGRGNMPDWGLRWDTDNDLFGRTVNPWNPARVPGGSSGGDAVAVATGMTPLGLGNDYGGSLRLPAYAAGVCALRPSAGRIPAPTLEVNEPVSLSLLLFAVNGPIARSVDDLDVAFTLMHGADGSDPTALSIRHPASYDGPRRVAVVRDPLGWGVDPQVADAIDRAAGALAAAGWEVVEVEPPMIEEAATLWRRISSTEMVGAFLPGALPAPLSEGSTRYFLDNVKEIEVLESGEAYGAAWAQRVVIAGAWERFQAEHPVILGPVSARRMPEIGFDLSGPAATTELWRDHRLLVTVNFLGLPSVAVPTGLDEDGLPSGVQLIGPRNGDHVALAAARDVEARLGTLTPVDARAGAAIA
- a CDS encoding DUF6098 family protein, with amino-acid sequence MTDADRHPVPPGGLPLFVTETLIDTHRSLGELAAAVRRYGHTYVRYSEGPGSDRDPSVDTESGLTLPGLSVNPLHAEPWWTRPFEDWLARQVCQYRELQEKNPDRYAWVLCGTVVGRGPDCEPLLREVIPIARLDDALLDEAVARYRSRFHAGRGPED
- a CDS encoding S8 family peptidase; translation: MKSRIIPVLVASALALGVTALAPPASAAPPDSAGPPDRVRVVVELDRKGSADEVVRSVGKGASKVKKTSTMPYVIMEVPRTALKGLAHNPHVRGVVEDFADPPALASSLPVIQGDDVQALGFTGAGATVAILDSGIDADHPYFGSRIVAQHCFSDPDDDDGDPDEASLCPDGTTEDTSADIDSDNNAACVNGGANICDHGTHVAGIAAGSAGDHPAGTPPGNGAAPDAQIIAVQVFTRVNTASGCAPNAAPCVLAYVSDQIQALDWVRGQAAANPGWNVVASNMSLGGGQFSSACDGDTRKAAVDANLAAGIATVIASGNNTFLNSVGAPGCISTAFTVGRTNDDDTTTNSGNRGPLLDVMAPGSNVISAIDDDVYGSKSGTSMSTPFVSGALAVLRSAYPTRAVTDLMNDITSTGVPITYATNAAGTTTNTTPRLDMLAALQSANAAPTVTADAASVSVDEGSQATNTGTVADSDGTVTTLTASIGTVTRSGSTWEWTHTPADGPADTTVTITATDDKGETGQASFDLHVDNVAPTVVIDAISPADENAPVSLEAHFTDPGTVDTHTASVDWGDGSVTAATIAAGTVTATHVYGDDGVFPVTVTVTDKDGGSGSDAGSATVANVAPTAEITGPATTTWNGQEIVFGTAGEPVDFTARGTDPGSDDLTFAWDYGDGATAVNVHLVNPPAFDGDPSPSIQPRDVTDAAPHTYAIACAATTGVEVTDDDGGAASDQVQVIVLGTSTDAGTLGVWQTDYRDKRNHGHTTDEKACLLSVVRVLSAVFDEHVPLTTTAHAVAALWPKHTNNAEDQFEAHLLALWLNVADGAIALDDPVDSNGDGTADTTVGALIQAGEAERTAPVPSHSALTAYKNLFEAINAAA
- a CDS encoding dihydrofolate reductase family protein, with amino-acid sequence MRTLRYSINVTLDGCCHHEAGLPPDEESMRYWTDEMEQADALLFGRVTYEMMEAAWRKPVTGTWPDWMSEWEVPFAEAIDRSQKHVVSSTLTAVDWNAELTRGELGPAVRRLKQEPGELLWVGGVKLPLALADLGLIDEYEFVVQPVLAGHGPTLLAGLRERIELELVHRREFRSGAAALRFRPRSTSE